Proteins found in one Gordonia sp. PDNC005 genomic segment:
- a CDS encoding EamA/RhaT family transporter: MFAIGIIAAAMAAVAYGVSTVLRALGARRVALEMREDGKNDVHPLEEGGAAPSVSSTMSTIADPAFILGTLMVIVGFGGGALAARFLPLFLAQSIVAANLVVTALLGTLLLNITLHTRDWVAIWLVVLSLFMLGVSSSPHAHDAASRDFHWGLLIATFIVAAIALIGVYKLGKYAAIVGGAASGLLFGIIAIAVRVLDGLEPFDLVTILTDPAAWSIAVAGAVGFFVQTVALQVGAVNGVTALLVVGETAGPSLIGVAFLGDAAREGLGWLAVVGFVGAVVGAVLVAWYGTGDPDHFGEAPPEKGGWRRGREQSEA, translated from the coding sequence TTGTTCGCAATCGGAATCATCGCGGCAGCCATGGCGGCAGTCGCGTACGGCGTGTCGACCGTGCTGCGCGCACTGGGTGCACGTCGCGTCGCGCTCGAAATGCGCGAAGACGGTAAGAACGACGTTCACCCGCTCGAAGAGGGCGGCGCCGCGCCGTCTGTCTCGTCGACGATGTCGACCATCGCCGACCCCGCATTCATTCTCGGCACGCTGATGGTGATCGTCGGCTTCGGCGGCGGCGCACTCGCGGCGCGTTTCCTTCCGTTGTTCCTGGCACAGTCGATCGTGGCGGCGAACCTCGTCGTCACCGCGCTCCTCGGCACCCTGCTGCTGAACATCACGCTGCACACCCGCGACTGGGTAGCGATCTGGCTTGTGGTCCTGTCGCTGTTCATGCTCGGCGTCTCGTCATCCCCGCACGCGCACGACGCGGCGTCCCGCGACTTCCACTGGGGTCTGCTGATCGCGACCTTCATCGTCGCGGCGATCGCCCTGATCGGTGTGTACAAACTCGGCAAGTACGCGGCCATCGTCGGCGGCGCCGCATCGGGTCTGCTGTTCGGCATCATCGCGATCGCGGTGCGCGTCCTCGACGGACTCGAGCCGTTCGACCTGGTCACGATACTGACGGACCCCGCCGCCTGGTCGATCGCCGTCGCAGGCGCCGTCGGCTTCTTCGTTCAGACCGTCGCCCTGCAGGTGGGAGCGGTCAACGGCGTCACCGCGTTGCTGGTGGTCGGCGAAACTGCGGGCCCCAGTCTCATCGGCGTCGCATTCCTCGGAGACGCCGCGCGAGAAGGCCTCGGATGGCTGGCCGTTGTCGGCTTCGTCGGCGCAGTCGTGGGAGCGGTTCTCGTCGCCTGGTACGGCACCGGCGACCCTGACCACTTCGGCGAGGCCCCACCCGAGAAGGGCGGCTGGCGCCGCGGCCGCGAGCAGTCGGAAGCCTGA
- a CDS encoding thiazole synthase, translating to MADGFVVAGREFSSRLIMGTGGASNLAVLERALVASGTELTTVAMRRVDPTAGTGVLDLLRRLDIAVLPNTAGCHTTAEAVLTAQLGREAVETDLVKLEVVADDRTLLPDSLELVDAATALVADGFVVMAYTNDDPVLALRLEDAGVAAVMPLGAPIGTGLGIANPHNIEMIVSRASVPVVLDAGIGTASDAALAMELGCDAVLLASAVTRAENPELMAEAMAHAVKAGRLASCAGRIPKRFWAQASSPDRD from the coding sequence GTGGCTGACGGATTTGTCGTGGCGGGCCGCGAGTTCTCGTCACGGCTGATCATGGGCACCGGCGGGGCGTCGAACCTCGCCGTCCTGGAACGTGCACTCGTAGCCTCCGGCACTGAACTCACGACAGTCGCGATGCGTCGGGTGGATCCGACGGCCGGGACCGGCGTCCTCGACCTCCTGCGGAGGCTCGACATCGCGGTGCTCCCGAACACCGCGGGATGTCACACGACTGCCGAGGCCGTGCTGACCGCGCAGCTGGGCCGCGAGGCCGTCGAGACCGATCTGGTGAAACTGGAAGTTGTCGCCGACGACCGGACTCTGTTGCCCGACTCGCTTGAACTCGTCGACGCTGCGACCGCGCTTGTCGCCGACGGCTTCGTGGTGATGGCCTACACCAACGACGACCCGGTGCTGGCGCTCCGTCTCGAAGATGCGGGCGTCGCTGCCGTGATGCCGCTCGGTGCGCCGATCGGGACCGGTCTCGGGATCGCGAATCCGCACAACATCGAGATGATCGTGTCCCGCGCGAGTGTGCCGGTTGTCCTGGACGCGGGAATCGGGACCGCCTCCGACGCCGCACTCGCGATGGAACTCGGATGCGACGCAGTGCTTCTCGCGAGTGCCGTCACCCGCGCGGAGAATCCGGAGTTGATGGCGGAGGCGATGGCGCACGCGGTCAAGGCGGGGCGGCTCGCATCATGTGCGGGGCGCATCCCGAAGCGCTTCTGGGCGCAGGCGTCGAGCCCCGATCGCGACTGA
- the thiS gene encoding sulfur carrier protein ThiS: MELTVNGDTVVLDGPVDVPALLAHLDLPDTGVAVAVNGVVRPKTRWDEEIGAYAEVDVLTAVQGG; this comes from the coding sequence GTGGAACTCACAGTCAACGGCGACACCGTCGTCCTCGACGGACCTGTCGACGTACCTGCACTGCTCGCGCACCTCGATCTGCCGGACACCGGCGTCGCTGTCGCCGTCAACGGTGTGGTGCGGCCGAAGACGCGTTGGGACGAAGAGATCGGCGCCTACGCCGAGGTCGACGTTCTGACGGCGGTGCAGGGTGGCTGA
- a CDS encoding FAD-dependent oxidoreductase: MPAKGCIVGRDLSVVGGGVIGLSCALAAADRGWSVTVFDAGTQRRAAHVAGGMLGCFGETRPGEDALLAVAAESASAWPDFLTRLGDPAVRVADDSLLVAASSADLAELDDQVAFVRAQLPDATINAESAAGMRRVEFALTRNTAGGYLATGEGAVDNRRLLDALRSAAGGAGVRFVAAEITDAAAVPGDQVLVAAGLGTPQVASVGELPMRGEKGEILRLRRTRWAVPPPARVIRARWHGRPLYVVPRADGVVVGATQYEAVGPDDRAPQAGGVADLLADAGELMPGLRTYELVETAAGIRPSSVDGLPVIRRIDDRVIVATGHGRNGIALAPWTANRVACLLA; the protein is encoded by the coding sequence ATGCCGGCGAAGGGATGCATCGTGGGACGTGACCTCTCTGTTGTCGGCGGCGGAGTGATCGGGCTGTCGTGTGCGTTGGCGGCAGCAGATCGCGGCTGGTCGGTGACAGTGTTCGACGCCGGGACACAGCGCCGTGCCGCGCACGTCGCGGGCGGAATGCTCGGCTGTTTCGGAGAGACCAGGCCAGGTGAAGACGCTCTGCTCGCGGTGGCCGCGGAGTCGGCATCCGCTTGGCCGGACTTCCTGACTCGTCTAGGTGACCCCGCCGTTCGGGTCGCCGACGACAGCCTGTTGGTCGCCGCGTCGAGCGCCGATCTCGCAGAGCTCGACGACCAGGTCGCGTTCGTGCGCGCCCAGCTGCCGGATGCGACGATCAACGCCGAATCTGCGGCGGGAATGCGTCGTGTCGAATTCGCGCTCACTCGAAACACCGCGGGCGGATACCTCGCGACCGGGGAGGGCGCTGTCGACAATCGACGTCTGCTCGACGCGCTCAGGTCCGCTGCCGGGGGAGCGGGAGTCCGGTTCGTTGCTGCTGAAATCACCGACGCCGCCGCGGTCCCGGGCGATCAGGTTCTCGTAGCCGCGGGGTTGGGAACTCCGCAGGTAGCGTCCGTGGGGGAACTACCGATGCGCGGCGAGAAAGGCGAGATTCTTCGCCTGCGTCGCACTCGGTGGGCGGTGCCGCCGCCCGCTCGAGTGATCCGAGCCCGCTGGCACGGCAGACCACTGTACGTCGTCCCGCGTGCCGACGGAGTAGTCGTCGGCGCAACCCAGTACGAGGCCGTCGGGCCGGACGATCGTGCTCCGCAAGCAGGGGGAGTCGCGGACCTGCTCGCCGACGCGGGCGAACTGATGCCGGGCCTGCGTACCTACGAACTGGTGGAGACCGCGGCCGGGATCCGCCCGTCGTCCGTGGACGGACTTCCTGTGATCCGTCGGATCGACGACCGCGTGATCGTTGCGACCGGCCACGGCCGCAACGGAATAGCCCTCGCGCCGTGGACGGCGAACCGTGTCGCCTGCCTGCTTGCTTGA
- the thiE gene encoding thiamine phosphate synthase, which translates to MPADPRTALADARLYLCTDARRERGDLLDFIAEAVAGGVDIVQLRDKELDAKEELEILAAMRGVVHAGGALLAVNDRADIAHAARADVLHIGQDDLPPAAARAIVGPDVVIGRSTHDEDQMRAAAADPDVDYFCTGPCWTTPTKPGRAATGLGLVRAAHSESGGKPWFAIGGIDLDLVHDVAAAGASRIVVVRAITDEADPRGAATALRGAVLGSSTL; encoded by the coding sequence ATGCCCGCCGACCCGCGCACCGCTCTCGCCGACGCCCGCCTCTACCTGTGCACCGATGCCCGCCGCGAGCGCGGCGACCTCCTCGACTTCATCGCCGAAGCCGTCGCCGGAGGTGTCGACATCGTGCAACTCCGAGACAAGGAACTCGACGCGAAGGAAGAACTCGAGATCCTCGCCGCGATGCGGGGCGTGGTGCACGCGGGCGGCGCTCTGCTCGCCGTCAACGACCGCGCCGACATCGCACACGCCGCGCGGGCCGACGTCCTCCACATCGGGCAGGACGACCTGCCGCCGGCCGCGGCGCGTGCCATCGTCGGACCCGATGTCGTCATCGGCCGTTCCACGCACGACGAGGACCAGATGCGCGCGGCAGCCGCCGACCCAGATGTCGACTACTTCTGCACCGGCCCGTGCTGGACGACGCCCACCAAACCCGGCCGCGCCGCGACCGGCCTCGGCCTGGTGCGGGCCGCTCATTCGGAGTCCGGCGGCAAACCGTGGTTCGCGATCGGCGGAATCGATCTGGACCTGGTCCACGATGTGGCGGCCGCCGGCGCGTCACGCATCGTTGTGGTGCGTGCGATCACTGACGAAGCGGATCCACGCGGGGCCGCTACCGCTCTCCGCGGTGCGGTGCTAGGCTCGTCGACACTATGA
- a CDS encoding NUDIX hydrolase, with protein MQGDGDGWVFDADGQRYWGRHGAAGLLLTAPLDGGGDGVAVLLQHRAVWSHQGGTWGLPGGARDSHETVEQAAVREAHEEAGIAASDLEVTDSVVTHRASSGWTYTTVIARTAHQITTVANGESAELRWVPSASVADLPLHPGLALAWPALVDRLRF; from the coding sequence GTGCAGGGAGACGGCGACGGCTGGGTCTTCGACGCTGACGGACAGCGCTACTGGGGACGTCACGGTGCTGCGGGACTCCTGCTCACCGCACCCCTCGACGGAGGCGGCGACGGTGTCGCCGTGCTGCTGCAGCACCGTGCGGTGTGGTCGCACCAAGGCGGCACCTGGGGCCTGCCCGGCGGTGCCCGCGACTCCCACGAGACCGTCGAGCAGGCCGCCGTTCGCGAGGCGCACGAAGAGGCGGGCATCGCCGCGTCCGACCTCGAGGTGACCGACTCGGTGGTCACCCACCGGGCGTCGAGCGGATGGACGTACACGACGGTCATCGCTCGGACCGCACATCAGATCACGACCGTCGCCAACGGCGAGTCGGCGGAACTGCGCTGGGTGCCCTCCGCGTCGGTCGCCGACCTCCCCCTGCACCCGGGGTTGGCCCTGGCCTGGCCCGCGCTCGTGGATCGTCTCCGGTTCTGA
- a CDS encoding glutamate ABC transporter substrate-binding protein: MNRRLTATLVSVVVAASLTACAMPTNEGNPPPTTTAFIPLPPDVTFDDSVDTRIQSTTCDTSSLRPTDSTPEPGQMPPGSTMAAIVKRGRLVVGTDLGSNPLSFRDPLSGDVRGFDVDVAHWIAAALFGDPNRIDYRMVSTDNRIDALTSGAVDVVIKSMSITCKRLESIDFSSPYFNAAQRILAYRHSGIETVADLKNKKVCATRSSTSATRVKEMTPSVRFVSTVSWADCLVMMQQGQVDAITSDTPILAGIVAQDPWVQVVGDSLGTEDYGVGVAKGHPDFVRFINGVLAARRGDGSWQRSYSEWLSVLGPGSPPSYSYRD, translated from the coding sequence ATGAACCGTCGTCTCACCGCAACGTTGGTCTCCGTGGTCGTCGCGGCGTCACTCACCGCCTGCGCTATGCCTACCAACGAGGGCAACCCGCCGCCGACGACCACAGCGTTCATCCCCTTGCCTCCGGACGTCACCTTCGACGACTCCGTCGACACGCGGATCCAGAGCACCACATGCGACACGTCGAGCCTCAGGCCGACCGACAGCACGCCGGAACCCGGCCAGATGCCGCCCGGATCGACGATGGCGGCCATCGTCAAACGCGGCCGTCTTGTGGTCGGCACGGACCTCGGATCGAATCCGCTGAGCTTCCGCGATCCCCTGTCCGGCGACGTGAGGGGCTTCGACGTCGACGTCGCGCACTGGATCGCCGCTGCACTGTTCGGCGACCCCAACCGCATCGACTACCGGATGGTCTCGACCGACAACCGGATCGACGCGCTCACCTCCGGAGCGGTCGACGTCGTCATCAAATCGATGAGCATCACGTGCAAACGTCTGGAGTCGATCGACTTCTCATCGCCGTACTTCAACGCCGCGCAGCGCATCCTCGCCTACCGGCACTCCGGGATCGAGACAGTTGCCGACCTGAAGAACAAGAAGGTGTGCGCCACCCGATCGTCCACGTCGGCGACCAGGGTGAAGGAGATGACGCCGAGCGTTCGGTTCGTGTCGACGGTCAGCTGGGCCGACTGTCTGGTGATGATGCAGCAGGGACAGGTGGACGCGATCACATCCGACACTCCGATCCTCGCGGGCATCGTCGCCCAGGACCCCTGGGTGCAGGTGGTCGGAGACAGCCTCGGCACCGAGGATTACGGCGTCGGCGTAGCGAAGGGGCACCCCGACTTCGTGCGTTTCATCAACGGGGTTCTCGCCGCACGCCGCGGCGACGGCAGTTGGCAGAGGTCCTATTCCGAATGGCTGTCGGTCCTCGGACCGGGCAGCCCGCCGTCGTATTCCTACCGCGATTGA
- a CDS encoding serine/threonine-protein kinase gives MADHTDEPSTEPAQTMPTDTPPRASAVEVSTAATDEGPATQATETAASLVGPPTVGTMPAHEGTQATQVRRLFDDITASRRKTRKGPHVHDRRLGSELVQLPDVTDIDPADAVLADPKIVESKRTCWQCGRKVGRSSGEGKGPIQGTCPNCGSRYSFVPGLSRGTMVADQYEIAGAIAHGGMGWIYLAVDHNVSDRPVVLKGLLNSSDSQAQAVAIAERQFLASVNDPGIVKIFNFVEWADEDGRLFGYIVMEYVGGHTLKQLTTSDSGKSKVMPVEQAMAYILEVLSAVGYLHSVGLVYNDVKPDNIMITSDEVKLIDLGAVSAINGYGRLYGTPGFQAPEIVETGPQVVTDIYSIGRTLAALTVDMPMEDGRYLDGLPDPDTTPVFVENPSFYFLLHRATSTDPAERFESAEEMTTQVLNVLRETVALHTGVPRPSMSTVFTPQRSTFATELLLAPVDGFFDPKDAAIHDPADIARALPVPLVDPTDPAANVLTSAALSYPRQTLDTINAARADGFATLMRGVSDEENPLDPDHPSLEIDLAEARAHLELGNLDTALELLRGVADHHGDSWRLHWFLGICALLNAEPELAYDRFHEVLEAMPGEVAPKLAVAGTAELIGYWLSADDFITNEQAAQVERWYDIARQAYHDLWLTDHGIVTAAFGFARMLLAEGEIGPAIEPLDEVPMTSRHYGTAQISAILALVHGRPGEELTREELFEAANRFSSIGYDDPRRRRLKLIILGSALGWIDANPDPGQCGEFLGFPFTEQGLRAGTERSLRELARATRDNRAHRFLLVDLANLVRPATLF, from the coding sequence ATGGCCGACCACACCGACGAACCCTCGACCGAACCGGCGCAGACGATGCCGACGGACACTCCGCCGCGCGCGTCTGCGGTTGAGGTGAGCACTGCCGCCACCGATGAGGGCCCGGCGACACAGGCCACCGAGACGGCGGCGTCACTCGTCGGCCCGCCGACGGTCGGCACGATGCCCGCGCACGAGGGGACCCAGGCGACGCAGGTTCGGCGACTGTTCGACGACATCACCGCCTCGCGCCGCAAGACCCGTAAGGGCCCGCATGTGCACGACCGCCGTCTCGGCAGCGAACTCGTGCAGCTCCCCGACGTCACCGACATCGATCCCGCCGACGCCGTTCTCGCCGACCCGAAGATCGTCGAGTCGAAGCGCACATGCTGGCAGTGCGGCCGGAAGGTCGGCCGTTCATCGGGAGAGGGCAAGGGACCGATCCAGGGCACCTGTCCCAACTGCGGATCGCGGTACTCGTTTGTTCCGGGGCTCTCGCGCGGAACCATGGTGGCCGACCAGTACGAGATCGCGGGCGCGATCGCGCACGGCGGCATGGGGTGGATCTATCTCGCGGTGGATCACAACGTGTCCGACCGCCCCGTCGTCCTCAAGGGCCTTCTGAACTCGTCGGACTCGCAGGCTCAGGCTGTCGCGATCGCCGAGCGCCAGTTCCTCGCGTCAGTCAACGATCCCGGCATCGTGAAGATCTTCAACTTCGTCGAATGGGCCGATGAGGACGGCCGACTGTTCGGTTACATCGTCATGGAGTACGTGGGCGGTCACACGCTCAAACAACTGACGACGTCGGACTCGGGCAAGTCGAAGGTGATGCCCGTCGAGCAGGCGATGGCGTACATCCTCGAGGTGCTCTCGGCGGTCGGGTATCTGCATTCGGTCGGGCTGGTCTACAACGACGTGAAGCCTGACAACATCATGATCACCTCCGACGAGGTGAAGCTCATCGATCTCGGCGCGGTGTCGGCGATCAACGGATACGGCCGCCTCTACGGCACGCCGGGCTTCCAGGCGCCGGAGATCGTCGAGACGGGCCCGCAGGTGGTCACCGACATCTATTCGATCGGCCGGACGCTCGCCGCGCTCACCGTCGACATGCCGATGGAGGACGGCCGATACCTCGACGGCCTGCCAGACCCGGACACCACGCCCGTGTTCGTCGAGAACCCGTCGTTCTACTTTCTGCTGCACAGGGCGACGTCGACCGATCCGGCGGAACGTTTCGAGTCCGCAGAAGAGATGACGACGCAGGTGCTCAACGTGCTGCGCGAGACCGTGGCCCTGCACACCGGTGTGCCGCGGCCGTCGATGTCCACGGTCTTCACTCCCCAGCGATCAACGTTCGCGACGGAACTGCTGCTGGCCCCGGTCGACGGATTCTTCGACCCGAAGGACGCCGCGATTCACGATCCGGCCGACATCGCGCGAGCCCTCCCAGTTCCGCTTGTCGACCCGACCGACCCGGCCGCCAACGTGCTCACCTCGGCCGCGCTCTCGTATCCGCGGCAGACGTTGGACACCATCAACGCCGCTCGTGCCGACGGTTTCGCGACGTTGATGCGCGGAGTGTCGGATGAGGAGAATCCGCTCGACCCCGACCATCCCTCGCTGGAGATCGACCTCGCCGAGGCGCGGGCCCACTTGGAGCTGGGCAACCTCGACACCGCACTGGAACTGCTGCGCGGGGTCGCCGATCATCATGGCGACTCGTGGCGGTTGCACTGGTTCCTCGGCATCTGCGCACTGCTGAACGCCGAGCCGGAACTCGCCTACGACCGATTCCACGAGGTACTCGAAGCGATGCCCGGCGAGGTGGCGCCCAAGCTCGCCGTCGCGGGCACGGCCGAGCTCATCGGGTACTGGCTGTCGGCGGACGACTTCATCACCAACGAGCAGGCCGCCCAGGTCGAACGCTGGTACGACATCGCGCGGCAGGCTTACCACGACCTGTGGCTCACCGACCACGGCATCGTGACCGCAGCGTTCGGGTTCGCCCGGATGTTGTTGGCCGAAGGTGAGATCGGCCCGGCCATCGAACCCCTCGACGAGGTGCCGATGACGAGTCGCCACTATGGAACTGCGCAGATCAGCGCGATTCTGGCGCTCGTCCACGGGCGGCCCGGCGAGGAGCTGACCAGGGAGGAGCTGTTCGAGGCGGCGAACCGTTTCAGTTCGATCGGCTACGACGACCCGCGACGTCGCAGGCTGAAGCTGATCATCCTCGGGAGCGCACTCGGTTGGATCGACGCCAACCCCGACCCCGGCCAGTGCGGCGAGTTCCTCGGATTCCCGTTCACCGAACAGGGGCTGCGTGCCGGCACCGAACGATCACTGCGCGAACTCGCGCGCGCCACGCGAGACAACCGGGCACATCGCTTCCTGCTGGTCGACCTGGCGAACCTCGTGCGCCCCGCAACACTGTTCTGA
- a CDS encoding HtaA domain-containing protein — MSRLRSVLVLVVVAVCALAGVGVGNVAAVPTGPTISVFLSDGVTPVGDTVLHPGDEVVVKGVGFDPRANTSGLPVPVPPGVPHGTFVTFGGFAPVWQPSKGAPASSRAEVRSKTKWALSRNALAKVPNAPFDLRRTVRQQWVPLDAAGRFTARLTLATPDKVPAGKRWGVYTYGAADAVNASQERFVPINYSTDSGPNTPKAPAKDLVWGLSPAFASSVERSGGSLSGSDGSGVDDAGRMSFELTDNSIANGRGELRYRGTVVAFTKFHLLEIALADPIIRVNGTRAVLSMRTSSTDMNGTDALRRIDVADLHLTAAQASRIVRGLPVTGVRTTFRAGLTPTSLAAASLSGALPVALS; from the coding sequence ATGTCTCGATTGCGCAGTGTGCTGGTTCTGGTCGTCGTCGCGGTCTGCGCGCTCGCGGGCGTCGGTGTCGGGAACGTGGCGGCGGTCCCCACAGGACCCACGATCTCGGTGTTCCTCTCCGACGGGGTGACACCGGTGGGCGACACCGTGTTGCACCCGGGAGACGAGGTAGTCGTCAAGGGCGTCGGATTCGACCCGCGTGCCAACACCTCGGGTCTGCCCGTCCCGGTGCCACCTGGCGTGCCGCACGGAACCTTCGTCACCTTCGGCGGATTCGCTCCGGTGTGGCAGCCGTCGAAGGGCGCGCCCGCGTCATCGCGTGCGGAGGTGCGCTCCAAGACGAAGTGGGCTTTGTCGCGCAACGCTCTCGCGAAGGTTCCGAACGCGCCGTTCGACCTGCGCCGGACCGTCCGCCAGCAATGGGTCCCGCTCGACGCCGCAGGACGTTTCACCGCTCGACTGACCCTCGCGACTCCGGACAAGGTCCCGGCAGGAAAGCGGTGGGGCGTCTACACGTACGGCGCGGCCGATGCGGTGAACGCCTCGCAGGAACGGTTCGTCCCGATCAACTACTCCACCGACTCCGGACCCAACACGCCGAAGGCACCCGCGAAAGACCTGGTATGGGGGCTCTCTCCGGCCTTCGCGTCCTCGGTGGAACGCAGCGGCGGTTCGCTGTCGGGCAGCGACGGCTCCGGAGTCGACGACGCGGGGCGCATGTCGTTCGAGCTCACGGACAACTCGATCGCCAATGGTCGCGGCGAACTCCGATACCGCGGCACGGTCGTCGCGTTCACCAAGTTCCATCTCCTCGAAATCGCTCTCGCCGATCCGATCATCCGGGTGAACGGCACCCGCGCAGTCCTGTCGATGCGCACCTCGAGCACCGACATGAACGGCACCGACGCGCTCCGTCGCATCGATGTCGCGGATCTGCATCTCACGGCTGCGCAGGCGTCGCGAATCGTGCGTGGGCTGCCGGTCACGGGCGTACGGACGACGTTCCGCGCCGGACTGACGCCGACATCTCTCGCAGCGGCCTCTCTCTCCGGGGCGTTGCCTGTCGCGCTGTCCTGA
- a CDS encoding VOC family protein gives MNTRTDTNIWPGITCDDALAERDWLESLGFAPGILVEGDGDGEVIHSEMLWPDGGRVMIHSTCKTDTTFTTPAGSASVYVVVTDPDAVYAKAQAVGARLVRDMAEEDYGSRGFSIADPEGNTWSFGTYAG, from the coding sequence ATGAACACACGAACAGACACCAACATCTGGCCCGGCATCACCTGCGACGATGCGCTCGCCGAACGCGACTGGCTCGAAAGCCTCGGGTTCGCCCCCGGCATCCTCGTCGAGGGCGACGGCGACGGCGAGGTGATCCACTCGGAGATGCTGTGGCCCGACGGCGGCCGAGTGATGATCCATTCGACCTGCAAAACCGACACCACCTTCACGACACCGGCGGGCAGCGCGAGTGTCTACGTCGTCGTGACCGATCCGGACGCCGTCTACGCCAAAGCACAGGCGGTCGGCGCACGGCTGGTGCGCGACATGGCCGAAGAGGATTATGGGTCGAGAGGATTCTCCATCGCCGATCCGGAGGGCAACACGTGGAGTTTCGGGACGTACGCGGGCTGA
- a CDS encoding helix-turn-helix domain-containing protein has translation MEFRDVRGLTAELERFGVGVSPYTISGARPGTHLGLPSPTVTLIVDLQDGLDLSGPGLSRRTLFRCCIGGLHTAPFTIHHDGSQVGVQMSLSPGAVRRLFSVPASALGSSSFELADLAPQLATRLYDAVGSADPADRGRVASQTLAAAIGSRLEPTPPGADPDAVRTWRRILQNTGRVTVGELVAESGWSARRLTGVFTAEFGLGPKQAARLVRFDAARRALESGVTPGVVAADLGYADQSHLSRDFTEFTGHPPRRYLAERRSEFVSLADC, from the coding sequence GTGGAGTTTCGGGACGTACGCGGGCTGACCGCCGAACTGGAGCGGTTCGGTGTCGGCGTCTCGCCGTACACCATCTCCGGCGCCCGACCCGGAACTCACCTCGGCTTGCCGTCGCCGACCGTGACATTGATCGTCGACCTCCAAGACGGGCTCGACCTCAGCGGCCCGGGTCTGAGCAGACGCACACTGTTCCGGTGCTGCATCGGCGGACTCCACACGGCGCCATTCACTATTCATCACGACGGATCGCAGGTCGGGGTGCAGATGAGCCTGTCCCCGGGCGCTGTCCGACGACTGTTCAGCGTTCCCGCCTCGGCATTGGGTTCATCGTCGTTCGAGCTGGCCGACCTCGCCCCACAACTGGCGACACGCCTGTACGACGCTGTCGGGTCGGCCGACCCCGCCGACCGCGGTCGGGTGGCCTCGCAGACTTTGGCCGCCGCTATCGGGAGTCGGTTGGAGCCGACGCCGCCCGGCGCAGATCCGGATGCGGTGCGGACGTGGAGGCGGATCCTGCAGAACACCGGCCGAGTGACCGTAGGTGAGCTCGTCGCCGAATCCGGATGGTCGGCGCGTCGCCTGACCGGAGTCTTCACCGCCGAGTTCGGCCTTGGACCGAAGCAGGCGGCCCGGCTGGTCCGGTTCGACGCCGCCCGGCGCGCCCTCGAATCGGGAGTCACGCCCGGAGTGGTGGCGGCCGATCTCGGCTACGCCGACCAATCGCACCTGTCCCGGGACTTCACCGAGTTCACTGGACATCCGCCCCGCAGGTACCTGGCCGAGAGGCGCTCCGAGTTCGTCAGTCTCGCCGACTGCTGA